One Myripristis murdjan chromosome 17, fMyrMur1.1, whole genome shotgun sequence DNA segment encodes these proteins:
- the gjc2 gene encoding gap junction gamma-2 protein, translated as MSWSFLTRLLEEISNHSTFVGKVWLTVLIIFRIVLTAVGGESIYSDEQTKFTCNTKQPGCDNVCYDAFAPLSHVRFWVFQIIMISTPSIMYLGYAIHKIARTSEEERKKHHRLRKKPPHARWRESHHLEDVLEEDEDDDAEPMIYEDTLEVQEAKPEAAASTNREPQKHDGRRRIMQEGLMRIYVLQLMSRAIFEISFLAGQYLLYGFRVSPSYVCNRVPCPHRVDCFISRPTEKTIFLLIMYVVSCLCLLLNVCEMFHLGIGTFRDTLRQKRNRGRRTSYGYPFSRNIPASPPGYNLVMKSDKPSRIPNSLITHEQNMANVAQEQQCTSPDENIPSDLASLHRHLRVAQEQLDMAFQTYSTKNNQQTSRTSSPVSGGTMAEQNRVNAVQEKQGARPKSATEKTATIVKNGKTSVWI; from the coding sequence ATGAGCTGGAGCTTTCTCACTCGTCTGCTGGAAGAAATCTCCAACCACTCCACCTTTGTGGGTAAAGTGTGGCTGACGGTGCTCATCATCTTCCGCATCGTCCTCACAGCGGTGGGAGGTGAGTCCATCTACTCGGACGAGCAGACCAAGTTCACTTGCAACACCAAACAGCCGGGCTGCGACAACGTGTGCTACGATGCCTTCGCCCCCCTCTCGCATGTCCGCTTCTGGGTCTTCCAGATCATCATGATCTCCACCCCCTCCATCATGTACCTGGGTTATGCCATCCACAAAATAGCCCGTACCTCCGAGGAGGAGCGCAAGAAGCACCACAGGCTCCGCAAGAAGCCACCTCACGCCAGGTGGAGAGAGAGCCACCACCTAGAGGATGTcttggaggaggatgaggatgacgaTGCTGAACCTATGATCTATGAGGATACACTGGAGGTGCAGGAGGCAAAGCCTGAAGCCGCAGCCAGCACCAACCGAGAGCCACAAAAACACGATGGCCGCCGAAGAATTATGCAAGAAGGACTGATGAGAATCTACGTTCTTCAACTCATGTCGCGAGCTATTTTTGAAATCAGCTTCCTCGCTGGCCAGTATCTTCTCTATGGCTTCCGTGTTAGCCCTTCATATGTATGCAACAGGGTACCCTGTCCACACAGAGTGGACTGTTTCATCTCTAGGCCCACGGAGAAAACaatcttcctcctcatcatgtaTGTGGTAAGCTGCCTCTGTCTTCTCCtaaatgtgtgtgagatgtTTCACTTGGGAATCGGCACTTTTCGGGACACCCTCCGCCAGAAAAGGAACAGGGGCCGACGGACGTCCTACGGCTACCCGTTCTCTCGTAACATTCCAGCCTCTCCTCCGGGCTACAACCTTGTCATGAAGTCGGACAAACCCAGCAGAATCCCCAACAGCCTCATCACCCACGAGCAGAACATGGCCAACGTGGCCCAGGAGCAGCAATGCACCAGCCCAGACGAGAACATACCCTCTGATCTGGCCAGCCTACACCGTCATCTTCGGGTGGCCCAGGAGCAGCTTGATATGGCCTTCCAAACATACAGCACCAAAAACAACCAGCAAACCTCCAGAACCAGTAGTCCTGTGTCCGGGGGCACCATGGCAGAGCAAAATCGGGTCAACGCCGTCCAGGAGAAACAAGGAGCCAGGCCGAAATCAGCCACGGAGAAAACTGCGACCATTGTAAAAAATGGAAAGACCTCGGTTTGGATCTAG